One region of Methanobrevibacter wolinii SH genomic DNA includes:
- a CDS encoding 4Fe-4S double cluster binding domain-containing protein has translation MSLSKDLRNFILSKGANEVGFANLEDMNISNINGENLNFKVKSGISFFIHFKPEVINNLSNGPTEEYLENFNHLNDKLNSIAIDVEKYLKSLGYNAYAQTLARTGYNAVYNDDCRNTLPYKTVATKAGLGWVGKCAMFVNKDYGSALRLSSVLSDAPLEYGKPITRSLCGSRCIECRDACPGSAVSGLKWAADLKREDFFDYKKCLKAAKKISLKNLNKELTICGMCIYVCPHTQKYLRKALK, from the coding sequence ATGTCATTATCAAAAGATTTAAGAAATTTTATTTTATCAAAAGGAGCAAATGAGGTAGGTTTTGCAAATTTAGAAGATATGAATATAAGTAATATTAATGGTGAAAATCTTAATTTTAAAGTAAAGTCAGGTATTTCTTTTTTCATTCATTTTAAACCAGAAGTTATAAATAATTTATCTAATGGTCCAACTGAAGAGTATCTTGAAAACTTTAATCATCTTAATGATAAATTAAATTCTATTGCTATTGATGTTGAAAAATATTTAAAAAGTTTAGGTTATAATGCTTATGCTCAAACATTAGCTAGAACAGGTTATAATGCTGTTTATAATGATGATTGTAGAAATACATTACCTTATAAAACAGTTGCAACAAAAGCAGGTTTAGGATGGGTTGGTAAATGTGCAATGTTTGTAAATAAGGATTATGGTTCTGCATTACGTTTATCTTCTGTTTTATCAGATGCACCACTTGAATATGGGAAACCTATTACAAGATCATTATGTGGTAGTAGATGTATAGAATGTAGAGATGCTTGTCCAGGCTCTGCAGTTTCAGGACTTAAATGGGCTGCTGATTTAAAAAGAGAAGACTTTTTTGATTATAAAAAATGTTTAAAAGCAGCTAAAAAGATTTCTTTAAAAAATTTAAATAAAGAATTGACTATATGTGGTATGTGTATCTATGTTTGTCCTCATACTCAAAAATATCTACGTAAAGCTTTAAAATAG
- a CDS encoding DUF11 domain-containing protein, with product MVNTVSASDNTGISDIDHINSNISSTDLPYNDTYQTDNDASNLNNTYTENDVPNYSLNNSSDKNILKSDGSNVLRCSPCTLNVTKITLNETVKLGEQVTFTIIVKNVGWEPVYNSPITIDDWADEGLVFVHYDSIEPYASNLQFKGLQKTWLGDFYRWEYPIAQWWPFYPGYEIRFNVTYNTTKPGKLYNHVNLWAPGYPEQVKSENSTFVKDPKFTVEKILVNNDTRIGDTIVYNIVINNTGNVELGNITVKEEFPDALEYLGVNGNWTYDGNDLFKLNSPLAVNGTTKLNIRFKVIHAGNITNIVIVSSNETDNKTANNTTFVKDPKLNIEKITITKKVNSGEDVIFKIIIKNIGNVDLNNITVTESYPKELILKSYFGEGWTRNNNLFNYGNTLNVNDTIILELVFKTTVAGNFTNIVYVSSDLTNRTNATNVTEVVSIKNDTNNTNNTNNTKPNNKSNNKALNLSKEDIANNKTGNPIFILLIAIGGLVLASYYRKK from the coding sequence GTGGTTAACACAGTAAGCGCATCAGATAATACAGGTATTTCAGATATTGATCACATTAATTCGAATATCTCAAGTACTGATTTACCTTATAATGATACTTATCAAACTGATAATGATGCAAGTAATCTTAATAATACTTATACTGAAAATGATGTCCCAAATTATTCTTTAAATAATAGTTCAGATAAAAATATATTGAAATCTGATGGTTCTAATGTTTTAAGATGTAGTCCATGTACATTAAATGTGACAAAAATAACTCTTAATGAGACTGTAAAATTAGGTGAACAGGTAACATTTACTATTATAGTAAAAAATGTAGGTTGGGAACCAGTTTATAATAGTCCTATTACCATTGATGATTGGGCTGATGAAGGTTTAGTATTTGTTCATTATGATTCTATTGAACCTTATGCAAGTAATTTACAATTTAAAGGATTACAAAAAACTTGGTTAGGTGATTTTTATCGTTGGGAGTATCCAATTGCTCAATGGTGGCCATTTTATCCAGGTTATGAAATTAGATTTAATGTTACTTATAATACAACAAAACCTGGTAAATTGTATAATCATGTGAATTTGTGGGCTCCTGGTTATCCAGAACAGGTAAAATCAGAGAACTCAACTTTTGTAAAAGATCCTAAGTTTACTGTTGAAAAAATTTTAGTAAATAATGATACACGTATTGGGGATACAATTGTTTATAATATAGTTATAAATAATACTGGAAATGTTGAATTGGGAAATATTACTGTCAAAGAGGAATTTCCAGATGCACTAGAATATCTTGGTGTAAATGGAAATTGGACATATGATGGTAATGACCTTTTTAAGTTAAATAGTCCATTAGCAGTAAATGGTACTACCAAACTAAATATTAGATTTAAGGTTATTCATGCAGGTAATATAACAAATATCGTTATTGTATCTAGTAATGAAACTGATAATAAAACTGCAAATAATACTACTTTTGTTAAAGATCCTAAATTAAATATCGAAAAAATTACAATTACTAAAAAAGTAAATTCTGGCGAAGACGTAATTTTTAAAATTATTATTAAAAATATTGGTAATGTTGATTTAAATAATATCACAGTTACTGAAAGTTATCCTAAAGAGCTAATTTTAAAATCATATTTTGGTGAGGGGTGGACTAGAAATAATAATCTTTTTAATTATGGGAATACTTTAAATGTTAATGATACAATTATTTTGGAATTAGTATTTAAAACTACTGTTGCAGGTAATTTTACTAATATTGTATATGTTAGTTCTGATTTAACAAACCGTACTAATGCAACTAATGTTACTGAAGTTGTTTCTATTAAAAATGACACTAACAATACCAATAACACCAATAATACAAAGCCTAATAATAAATCTAATAATAAAGCTTTAAATTTATCTAAAGAAGACATTGCTAATAATAAAACAGGAAACCCTATTTTTATATTGTTAATTGCTATTGGTGGATTAGTTTTAGCGTCTTATTATAGAAAAAAATAG
- a CDS encoding HIRAN domain-containing protein, whose product MSNIEKYTGSDIGEFIGYIHKGGKVKSFDEDIYLINIHVAGLYYIEDIDEILSDMKIGDILKLSREKCNRYDSYAILIKYNNKKVGYVPKNKNLVLANLMDGGKELYGVITSLSEPFENYKSIKCDVFLKD is encoded by the coding sequence ATGTCAAATATTGAAAAATATACTGGTTCAGATATTGGGGAATTTATAGGTTATATTCATAAAGGTGGAAAAGTTAAATCTTTTGATGAAGATATTTATTTAATTAATATTCATGTTGCTGGATTATATTATATTGAAGATATTGATGAGATTTTATCTGATATGAAAATAGGTGATATTCTAAAACTTTCTAGAGAAAAATGTAATAGATATGATTCATATGCTATTTTAATAAAATATAATAATAAAAAAGTAGGTTATGTTCCAAAAAATAAAAATTTGGTATTAGCTAATTTAATGGATGGTGGAAAAGAGTTATATGGTGTAATTACTAGTTTATCAGAGCCTTTTGAAAATTATAAATCAATTAAATGTGATGTATTTTTAAAAGATTAA
- the ade gene encoding adenine deaminase, translating into MEKIITANIVDVKFNNMYPAEIKIKDGYITDVIPIATDSLEDIDFDFDGILLPGFIDAHIHIESSMLTPSNFAKAAVSHGTTSVIADDHEIANVLGIRGVNFMINNGKKVPFDFYYSAPSCVPATSFENSGAVLNSQDVSMLLNINEVVCLGEMMNFPGVINDDEEVYKKIDAAKLLNKPVDGHAPLLTGKDLIKYVNAGISTDHESSSFDEAIEKKKLGMKILVREGSSAKNFDDILNENDRRIYLINSHDADEFSHDDLETLMKNPIFDMIVSDDKNPKDLKEGHLEVLVKRLIDYDVFPIEAIKMVTLNPAQHYHLDSGSIEPGKRANFVLIDNFENFNVLKTFVGGECVYEDGKVLFDSEDAELENTVNLREVKPEDFDIYYDGDEDKVKVRVIKVSDGSLITEEIKKEVEVKDHILQANEDRDILKIAVVNRYGANTVANAFVKGFSIKNTAIASSVAHDSHNIIVVGTNNKNMADAVNLINKFHGGIAVVSRRNEIKEILELPIAGLMSNDSVETLSLKLRNLQNIVKLLGCKLKSPFMTMSFLALLVIPSLKLSDKGLFDSNKFEFVDLVVNEDN; encoded by the coding sequence ATGGAAAAAATAATTACTGCAAATATTGTTGATGTTAAGTTTAATAATATGTATCCAGCAGAAATTAAGATTAAAGATGGTTATATAACTGATGTTATACCAATAGCTACAGATAGTCTTGAAGATATTGATTTTGATTTTGATGGTATTTTACTTCCTGGTTTTATTGATGCTCATATTCATATTGAAAGTTCTATGCTTACTCCTTCTAATTTTGCTAAAGCTGCAGTTAGTCATGGAACAACTTCTGTAATTGCTGATGATCATGAAATTGCAAATGTTTTAGGTATTCGTGGTGTTAATTTCATGATTAATAATGGTAAGAAAGTACCATTTGATTTTTATTATTCTGCACCTAGTTGTGTTCCTGCTACTTCATTTGAAAATTCTGGTGCAGTTTTAAATAGTCAAGATGTTTCTATGCTTTTAAATATTAATGAAGTAGTATGTCTTGGAGAGATGATGAATTTCCCTGGTGTTATTAATGATGATGAAGAGGTTTATAAAAAAATTGATGCAGCAAAATTACTTAATAAACCTGTTGATGGTCATGCACCATTACTTACTGGTAAAGATTTAATTAAATATGTTAATGCAGGTATATCTACTGACCATGAATCATCTAGTTTTGATGAAGCTATTGAAAAGAAAAAATTAGGCATGAAAATTTTAGTACGTGAAGGTTCCTCTGCTAAAAATTTTGATGATATTTTAAATGAAAATGATAGAAGGATTTATCTTATTAATTCTCATGATGCAGATGAGTTTTCACATGATGATTTAGAAACTCTTATGAAGAATCCTATATTTGACATGATTGTATCTGATGATAAGAATCCTAAAGATTTAAAAGAAGGTCACCTTGAAGTTTTAGTTAAAAGATTAATAGATTATGATGTATTTCCTATTGAAGCAATTAAAATGGTTACATTAAATCCAGCTCAACATTATCATCTTGATTCTGGTTCAATTGAACCAGGTAAACGAGCTAACTTTGTTCTTATAGATAATTTTGAAAACTTTAATGTTTTAAAAACATTTGTTGGTGGCGAATGTGTATATGAAGATGGTAAAGTATTATTTGATTCAGAGGATGCTGAACTTGAAAATACAGTTAATCTTCGTGAAGTAAAACCTGAAGACTTTGATATTTATTATGATGGTGATGAAGATAAAGTTAAAGTTCGTGTCATTAAAGTCTCTGATGGATCTTTAATTACTGAAGAAATTAAAAAAGAAGTTGAAGTTAAAGACCATATTTTACAAGCTAATGAAGATAGAGATATTTTAAAAATAGCTGTTGTAAATAGGTATGGGGCTAATACTGTTGCAAATGCATTTGTTAAAGGTTTTTCAATTAAAAATACTGCAATTGCTTCTTCTGTAGCACATGACTCTCATAATATTATTGTTGTTGGTACAAATAATAAAAATATGGCTGATGCAGTAAATCTTATTAATAAGTTTCATGGAGGTATTGCTGTTGTATCTCGTAGGAATGAAATTAAAGAAATTTTAGAATTACCTATTGCTGGATTAATGAGTAATGATAGTGTTGAAACACTTTCACTTAAGTTAAGGAATCTTCAAAATATTGTTAAATTACTTGGTTGTAAATTAAAATCTCCATTTATGACAATGTCATTTTTAGCATTACTTGTTATACCTTCACTTAAATTATCTGATAAAGGTTTATTTGATTCAAATAAATTTGAATTTGTAGATCTTGTAGTTAATGAGGATAATTAA
- a CDS encoding MATE family efflux transporter — protein sequence MVNKNIELMRGNPENAVKKLAIPIMISMLLTASYNIIDGIWIAGLGQSAIAGIGFVTPIFMILNGVSVGLGSGATSSISRFVGAKNHEKASISAEHSLLIFLIASIILTIVLLLIEKPLLILYGANGQTLIEGLKYGTPLFAGLFGFMFANGASGILRGEGDMKRAMYAVIVSVGLNAVLDPIFIYILNLGSAGASIATVVSSVISAIVIMYWILIKKDTYVDVKLKDFKYDSKIVKDILKVGVPASMDMFIMSIAMSLYLIFISMISGEYGIAVFTTGQRLYLFAIMPLTAIGSAVTAVVGSSFGAKNKEYISRAHIYGAKFGVIFGTIVTAILVIFSTPLSTIFAYTNNTASLIPGISTFLKIACLSLPFTGAGMVSSFFYQGIGKGTTSLMWTIIREVIFTVSFTYFFGIYINWGLIGIWLGLAIGRTLASILNFSYARYTIKKINFRN from the coding sequence ATGGTAAATAAAAATATAGAGTTAATGAGAGGAAATCCTGAAAATGCTGTAAAAAAATTAGCTATTCCCATAATGATATCAATGCTCTTAACTGCATCATATAATATAATAGATGGAATATGGATAGCAGGACTTGGACAATCAGCAATTGCAGGAATTGGATTTGTAACTCCAATATTTATGATACTAAATGGAGTAAGCGTAGGACTTGGAAGTGGAGCTACAAGTAGTATTAGTCGATTTGTAGGTGCTAAAAATCACGAAAAAGCAAGTATATCTGCAGAACATTCATTACTAATCTTTTTAATAGCATCAATCATACTAACAATTGTACTTCTTCTTATTGAAAAACCACTACTTATATTATATGGAGCAAATGGACAAACATTAATTGAAGGATTAAAATATGGAACCCCATTATTTGCAGGTTTATTTGGATTCATGTTTGCAAATGGGGCAAGTGGTATACTACGTGGAGAAGGTGATATGAAAAGAGCAATGTATGCTGTTATAGTATCAGTTGGATTAAATGCAGTACTTGATCCTATATTTATTTACATATTAAACCTAGGTTCTGCTGGAGCATCAATTGCTACAGTAGTAAGTAGTGTAATATCAGCAATAGTAATTATGTATTGGATTTTAATAAAAAAAGATACATATGTTGATGTTAAACTAAAAGATTTTAAATATGATTCAAAAATAGTAAAAGACATTTTAAAAGTAGGTGTTCCTGCATCAATGGACATGTTTATTATGTCTATTGCAATGAGTTTATACTTAATATTTATATCAATGATATCTGGAGAATATGGAATTGCAGTATTTACAACAGGACAAAGATTATATCTTTTTGCAATAATGCCATTAACAGCAATTGGTAGTGCAGTAACTGCAGTTGTTGGAAGTTCATTTGGTGCTAAAAATAAGGAGTATATTTCAAGAGCACATATTTATGGAGCTAAATTTGGAGTTATATTTGGAACAATTGTAACAGCAATACTTGTTATTTTCTCAACACCTCTTTCAACAATATTTGCATATACAAATAATACAGCAAGTTTAATTCCAGGAATATCAACATTTCTAAAGATAGCATGTTTATCTCTTCCATTTACTGGTGCTGGAATGGTTTCAAGTTTCTTCTACCAAGGAATTGGAAAAGGAACTACAAGTTTAATGTGGACAATAATAAGAGAAGTAATATTTACAGTTAGTTTTACATACTTCTTTGGAATATACATAAACTGGGGTTTAATTGGTATATGGCTTGGTCTTGCAATAGGAAGAACACTTGCAAGTATTTTAAACTTTAGTTATGCAAGATATACCATTAAAAAAATTAATTTTAGAAATTAA
- a CDS encoding phosphatase PAP2 family protein has product MLEELYQIDTNILYFFNKNLSNHILDDLLRLYTIDFWHTIPAFVIIIPILVLILDKKEGKKLFSLFTISYILSIILSRILKYTIQRLRPLITENFINKLVIEKGYSFPSEHTLFAFLIATILSYKYPKYAPIWFILAIIMGIARVYEGVHYPSDVICGGLIGIIIGYLTIHNKNRIYKLFKLI; this is encoded by the coding sequence ATGCTTGAAGAATTATATCAAATAGATACAAATATCTTATACTTTTTTAATAAAAACTTATCAAACCATATTCTAGATGACTTACTAAGATTATACACCATTGACTTTTGGCATACAATACCTGCATTTGTAATAATAATCCCAATACTTGTTTTAATATTAGATAAAAAAGAGGGTAAAAAGCTATTTAGTTTATTTACAATAAGTTACATCTTAAGTATAATCTTATCAAGAATTTTAAAATATACAATACAAAGATTAAGACCACTAATTACTGAAAACTTCATAAACAAATTAGTAATTGAAAAAGGATATTCTTTCCCATCAGAACACACGTTATTTGCATTTTTAATAGCTACAATATTATCTTATAAATATCCAAAATATGCTCCAATATGGTTTATACTTGCAATAATAATGGGAATAGCAAGAGTATATGAAGGAGTACATTATCCAAGTGATGTTATATGTGGTGGATTAATAGGCATTATAATAGGATATCTTACAATACATAATAAAAATAGGATATATAAATTATTTAAATTAATATAA
- a CDS encoding MFS transporter, which produces MFKITDSRIMVYILAFATLAVNTPLSIVGILVEISKYFNISIAISGLFVSSFTYTIALTGLFLPLIFKRFERKTVFISILSIFVISSLISIFTNNLLISLICRILPAIFYSSFVSIALTVAEEIAPKGLKQDYVTKILLGISIGSIIGLPITTAIGTLLGYKAVMLWLSIINFIPLILICGFPRMPNLKKSNPLPYNLLKSKKYIVSFIGIIMYPIGISIIYNYMSYFFQTVNHIYTYNLSLILFVYGLISIFGTGIYGKLLKNKSRFAIFSVSIIGIITLILLYKFARIKIYAVILMMIIGILDGAGYTVMQYIERRLLPESPELANGIFLCILNGGIAIGTSIGGFLVNDFGVMSIFLGAIFPLILSFILLYLIIPKSVYNS; this is translated from the coding sequence ATGTTTAAAATAACTGATTCTAGAATAATGGTTTATATTTTAGCATTTGCTACTTTAGCAGTTAATACACCACTTAGTATAGTTGGTATATTAGTTGAAATATCAAAATATTTTAATATTTCTATTGCAATTTCTGGATTATTTGTTAGTTCTTTTACATATACAATAGCATTAACAGGACTATTTCTACCTCTTATCTTTAAAAGATTTGAAAGAAAAACAGTTTTTATTTCAATACTTTCAATATTTGTAATAAGTAGTTTAATATCAATATTTACAAATAATCTTCTTATATCATTAATTTGTAGGATTTTACCTGCAATTTTTTATTCAAGTTTTGTAAGTATTGCACTTACAGTAGCAGAAGAAATAGCTCCTAAAGGATTAAAACAAGATTATGTTACAAAAATATTACTTGGTATATCAATTGGAAGTATAATAGGTCTACCAATTACAACAGCTATTGGTACTCTTTTAGGTTATAAGGCAGTAATGTTATGGTTAAGTATAATTAATTTTATACCTCTTATCTTAATTTGTGGTTTTCCAAGAATGCCTAATTTAAAAAAATCCAATCCATTACCTTATAATTTACTTAAATCTAAGAAATATATTGTTTCTTTTATTGGAATTATTATGTATCCAATTGGAATAAGTATAATTTATAATTATATGTCTTACTTTTTCCAAACAGTTAATCATATTTATACTTATAATTTAAGTTTAATTTTATTTGTATATGGATTAATATCAATATTTGGAACAGGAATTTATGGGAAATTACTTAAAAATAAGTCTCGATTTGCTATATTTAGTGTATCTATTATTGGAATCATTACACTTATTTTATTATACAAGTTTGCTAGAATAAAAATATATGCTGTAATATTGATGATGATTATTGGAATACTTGATGGTGCAGGTTATACTGTAATGCAATATATTGAAAGAAGATTACTTCCAGAATCTCCTGAACTTGCAAATGGAATATTTTTATGTATTCTTAATGGTGGTATTGCAATTGGTACATCTATAGGTGGATTTTTAGTAAATGATTTTGGTGTAATGTCTATATTTTTAGGTGCAATCTTTCCATTGATACTTTCATTTATCTTATTGTATTTAATTATACCTAAAAGTGTTTATAATTCTTAA
- a CDS encoding J domain-containing protein, with translation MSNIAVSFEYTKLKKELSDLVFEYESLKNQICPSLEREYILNFGLLEYNIYKKDFEIDKIKAKIKLIQKEINHQNQVDIKVIDEKLELKFKDYNKKLKESMDEVSNVLKNKNEFSELSEEDSLKLRKIYKILVKRLHPDLNKDQDEFEKTLFMEVTDAFKMGDLKKLETLYAITPDSKFDVDFSTEADLNRLIIDFKLKISEIRSKYPYTVMDLLSSDTEIENYINDLKSLIKDKDEELEYYNNKLNQKLEEVKDFNKNINSD, from the coding sequence ATGTCTAATATTGCAGTTTCCTTTGAATATACAAAATTAAAAAAAGAATTATCTGATTTGGTTTTTGAATATGAATCTCTTAAAAATCAAATATGTCCTAGTTTAGAGAGGGAATATATTCTTAATTTTGGATTACTTGAATATAATATATATAAAAAAGATTTTGAGATAGATAAGATTAAAGCAAAAATCAAACTAATCCAAAAAGAGATTAATCATCAAAATCAAGTAGATATCAAAGTAATTGATGAAAAATTAGAACTTAAATTTAAGGATTATAATAAAAAATTAAAAGAATCAATGGATGAAGTATCAAATGTTTTAAAAAATAAAAATGAATTCTCAGAACTTTCTGAGGAAGATTCATTAAAACTTAGGAAAATATATAAAATACTTGTTAAAAGATTACATCCTGATTTAAACAAAGATCAAGATGAATTTGAGAAAACTTTATTTATGGAAGTTACAGATGCTTTTAAAATGGGTGATTTAAAAAAATTAGAAACATTATATGCTATAACTCCAGATTCTAAATTTGATGTAGATTTTTCAACTGAAGCAGATTTAAATAGATTAATCATTGATTTTAAATTAAAGATTTCTGAAATAAGATCAAAGTATCCTTATACTGTAATGGATTTATTATCTAGTGATACTGAAATTGAAAATTATATAAATGATCTTAAATCTTTGATTAAAGATAAAGATGAAGAATTAGAGTATTATAATAATAAATTAAATCAAAAATTAGAAGAGGTAAAAGATTTTAATAAGAATATTAATTCTGATTAG
- a CDS encoding DUF2284 domain-containing protein gives MEEEINFDNFYTTEHVEGSMNLKEYIEKYYDEDVEYKLCKECPNYGKVWMCPPHRENSLDVWKKFEEKYEKLDFIITKINFTKEARSRNYSLDEILMKIVPNTYNKENYKLMADLRKKEKETGGLFINAGPCILCTKGCQRPLGKPCKKPDKARRGWDELGTRICEAVEDHTDLELKWFDLPKGIIPEYTCVITGFMHN, from the coding sequence ATGGAAGAAGAAATAAATTTTGATAATTTTTACACTACAGAACATGTTGAAGGAAGTATGAATTTAAAAGAATACATAGAAAAATACTATGATGAAGATGTAGAATACAAATTATGTAAAGAATGTCCTAATTATGGAAAAGTATGGATGTGCCCACCACATAGAGAAAATTCACTTGATGTATGGAAGAAATTTGAAGAAAAATATGAAAAACTAGATTTTATAATAACGAAAATCAATTTCACGAAAGAAGCAAGATCAAGAAATTACAGTTTAGATGAAATCCTCATGAAAATTGTACCAAACACATACAATAAAGAAAATTATAAATTAATGGCAGATTTACGTAAAAAAGAAAAAGAAACAGGTGGACTATTTATAAATGCAGGACCATGTATTTTATGTACAAAAGGATGTCAAAGACCCTTAGGTAAACCATGTAAAAAACCAGATAAAGCAAGAAGAGGATGGGATGAACTTGGAACCAGAATATGTGAAGCTGTAGAAGATCACACTGATTTAGAATTAAAATGGTTTGATTTACCTAAAGGAATAATACCAGAATATACTTGTGTAATAACAGGATTTATGCACAATTAA
- a CDS encoding DUF447 domain-containing protein produces MDIDISLVGMEKGSQYETIITSLCDDGSKNAAPFGTIAYSKDELMFRIFKTSLTASNIYNRREFVVNITNKPQIFTLSTIGNLTDDYFTEDKEAILKDCDAYLKCEVETLKEACKKHDPVASNGKSYIIKAKVTKIVKNKACPQIVNRGLYMLIESLVNYTRIDIVDDELKKYYLDRFSEDQRVIKKVGTKDDKESIEILKKVLENKGYKIKNFEP; encoded by the coding sequence ATGGACATTGATATTAGTTTAGTTGGAATGGAAAAAGGAAGTCAGTATGAAACTATAATAACTAGTTTATGTGATGATGGTAGTAAAAATGCTGCTCCTTTTGGAACCATTGCATATAGTAAAGATGAATTAATGTTTCGTATTTTTAAAACAAGTCTTACTGCATCAAATATTTATAATAGACGTGAATTTGTTGTAAATATTACAAACAAACCACAAATATTCACATTATCAACAATAGGAAATTTAACAGATGATTACTTTACAGAGGATAAAGAAGCAATCTTAAAAGATTGTGATGCATACTTAAAATGTGAAGTAGAAACACTTAAAGAAGCATGTAAAAAACATGATCCAGTAGCATCTAATGGAAAATCTTATATTATTAAAGCAAAAGTTACAAAGATTGTTAAAAACAAAGCATGTCCACAAATAGTAAATCGTGGATTATACATGCTTATAGAATCACTTGTTAACTATACACGTATTGATATAGTTGATGATGAATTAAAAAAATATTATCTAGATAGATTCTCAGAAGATCAAAGAGTTATAAAAAAGGTAGGTACAAAAGATGATAAAGAATCTATTGAGATACTTAAAAAAGTACTAGAAAATAAAGGATATAAAATAAAGAACTTTGAACCTTAG
- a CDS encoding ornithine cyclodeaminase: MFKREIELSGHIIDSLVLSKTFDIVMDKGGDFEVLDISVGKNKSDISRAKMAVYAENLDKLNEILDELSAIGVSIAEIKEAKLVPSPKDKVLPEGFYSTTHHTTHVLYKGNWLMVHDIEMDCAVVIDEEKEEAYCRPIGSIKKGDMVVVGIDGVKVSRPQKPRGKTNAFEFMNSDVSSEKPLMSTVKDIAAEVKRIKANGGKIAFVGGPAIVHTGSQGVVANLIKEGYIDVLFAGNALATHDIECDILGTSLGINVKTGEIVTNGHSHHMRAINKINRSGSIKNAVEDGTLKSGIMYELVKNDVPFVLAGSIRDDGPLPDVITDTQEAQEAMRKYVQNVDMVFMVATMLHSIAVGNMLPSSVSSVCVDINPSTVTKLADRGSAQVLGVVTDVGAFLPVLYDAIHSDD, from the coding sequence ATGTTTAAACGTGAAATAGAACTTTCTGGTCATATTATCGATTCACTTGTTCTTTCAAAAACATTTGATATCGTTATGGACAAAGGAGGAGATTTTGAGGTTTTAGATATTAGTGTTGGTAAAAACAAATCTGACATATCTAGGGCTAAAATGGCAGTATATGCAGAAAATTTAGATAAACTAAATGAGATTTTAGATGAACTTTCAGCTATTGGTGTTTCTATTGCTGAAATTAAAGAAGCTAAATTAGTTCCCTCTCCTAAAGATAAAGTTCTTCCTGAAGGATTTTACTCAACTACACACCATACTACTCATGTATTATATAAGGGTAACTGGTTAATGGTTCACGATATTGAAATGGATTGTGCTGTTGTAATTGATGAAGAAAAAGAAGAGGCATATTGTAGGCCTATTGGTTCTATTAAAAAAGGAGATATGGTTGTTGTTGGAATTGATGGAGTTAAAGTTTCCCGTCCACAAAAACCTAGAGGAAAAACAAATGCTTTTGAATTTATGAACAGTGATGTTTCTAGTGAAAAACCATTAATGAGTACTGTAAAAGATATTGCAGCTGAAGTTAAAAGGATTAAAGCAAATGGTGGAAAAATTGCATTTGTAGGTGGACCTGCTATTGTTCACACTGGTTCACAAGGGGTTGTTGCAAATTTAATTAAAGAAGGATATATTGATGTTTTATTCGCTGGAAATGCTCTTGCAACCCATGATATTGAATGCGATATTTTAGGTACTTCATTAGGTATTAATGTTAAAACTGGTGAAATTGTAACTAATGGTCATTCCCACCATATGAGGGCAATTAATAAGATTAATAGGTCAGGTTCTATTAAAAATGCTGTTGAAGATGGAACTTTAAAAAGCGGAATCATGTATGAGCTTGTTAAAAACGATGTTCCATTTGTTCTTGCAGGATCTATACGTGATGATGGACCATTGCCTGATGTTATTACTGATACACAAGAAGCACAGGAGGCTATGCGTAAATATGTTCAGAATGTAGATATGGTATTTATGGTGGCTACTATGTTACACTCCATTGCTGTTGGTAATATGTTACCTTCTAGTGTAAGTAGTGTATGTGTTGATATTAACCCATCTACAGTAACTAAACTTGCAGATAGGGGTAGTGCACAAGTTCTTGGTGTAGTTACTGATGTTGGTGCATTCCTTCCAGTATTGTACGATGCAATACACAGTGATGACTAA